A segment of the Candidatus Cloacimonadaceae bacterium genome:
CCGCATTTCTTCATCGGGAAAAGTGTCCTGTTAGTGGATGATTCCATCGTGCGCGGCACCACCATCCGCAAGATCGTGAAGATGATCAAAAACGCAGGCGCCAAAGAGATCCATCTGCGCATCGGCTCTCCGCAGGTCTGCTATCCATGCTATTATGGGATCGACACACCCGATCCAAAAGAATTGGTGGCAAACCGTTTCAGCCTCGAACAGATTAGAGAGCGCACCGGCGTGGATAGCCTCAAACATCTGACGATGAAAGACTTGCGCGCCAGCGTCCAAAACCCGCAGGATTATTGCTATGCCTGCTTTGACGGGGATTACCCGATAGGGAAATAATACATGGACATCGTGGATATTCTGAAAAGTTTTACCAATATGAAAGTTATCGTTCTTGGCGACATAATGCTGGATCACTATGTGCGTGGGAGAGTGGAACGCATCTCTCCCGAAGCGCCGGTGCCGGTGATTGAAGTCCAAAACGTTGAATATCGGCTTGGCGGAGCAGCAAACGTAGCTTTGAATTTGCACAGCCTCGGGGCTGGGGTTCAATTGATCGGCATCTGCGGTAATGATTCAGCCGGTATTGAACTACTCAAACAGATGGCAGACAGGAACATGGACAGTGCAGGGATTATCACTTTGGAGAAACGCCCCACCACTTTGAAGACCAGGATCACAGCGGCAAATCAACAAATTGTGCGGATCGATTATGAGGACAAGACCGAGATTCCTGAGGAGCTGCAAGATCAAATTCTGCAAATACTTGAAGTGATGCTCGACCAGGCGGATGCACTCATCATTGAAGACTACAACAAAGGCTTGCTCACCGGGCGGGTGATCAAATCCGCGATCTCTCTCTGCCGCGAAAGGGGCATTCCGGTGGCTGTCGATCCCAAACAGAAACACTTTTTTGACTATCTAAACGTGGATATTTTCAAGCCAAATTACAGCGAAATGCAAACTAATCTGGGAACCAGTTTTGACACGGAAGAGGAATTCCTCGCTGCCGCGAAGCACCTCAGGGAAAGGATCGATGCGAAATACCTGATCGTGACCCGCGGTGCCAAAGGCATGTCCATCTTTGGCGAAAGCATCGAAGCTGTCCATCTTCCCACCTGCGCCAGGGAAGTCTTTGACGTCTCAGGTGCCGGCGATACGGTGATCAGCGTCCTCGCGATTGCTTATGCGGTCTTGAGAGACATCCTCACCGCAGCGGAAACGGCAAATCACGCCGCCGGAGTGGTTTGCGGTAAACAAGGCACTGCGGCGGTGAGCCCTCAGGAGATATTGGAATCCTATCATGATCGCGGGTAAGATCAAGACCTGGAATCAGATACAAAGCCTGGTCGCCAAACTGAGGGCGGAAAAAAAGAGCATCGTTTTCAGCAACGGCTGTTTCGATCTAATCCATGCCGGTCACGTGCTCTATCTTCAACAGGCACATACGCTTGGGGACGTCCTGATCATCGGGCTGAACAGCGATGCCGGCGTGCGCAGGCTCAAAGGCGATTCGCGTCCGATCGTCGAGCAGGTCAATCGTGCCATTGTTTTAGCGGCATTGCAGTCCGTGGACTATGTCGTCATCTTTGAAGAAGATACACCTTATGAACTGATCAAACTCATTCAACCGGACGTCCTTGTCAAAGGCGGAGACTGGAAAACTGATCAGATTGTGGGAGCGGACATCGTGATCTCCCGTGGCGGCAGGGTGGAAAGTATCGCGTTTAATGAAGGGCTTTCCAGCTCGAATATCATTGCTCGAATAAAGGGTCTTTGACGAACATGGAAGAGCACCACATCGAAGATTCCGGAACGGTCGTTTCAGTCCACGGAACCCACGTGCGCGTGGAAGTTGTGCGTGGAGCGGGATGCAAATCCTGCAGCATGCGCGGATTTTGTTTCAGAAAAAACGTTCCTGCCGTTTTTGACCTTGAAACTGAGCTGGATCTCAAAGCCGGTGATAGGGTGGAGCTGGAGATATCTCCCGGCGCAAGAGTGCTTTCAGCGCTTTTGATCTTTGGTGTTCCGCTGTTCTTTCTCTTTGGAGGATTCCTGATTTCTGCGCATTGGCTGATAGAATTGCCCTCGATCGGCATTGCTTTTCTTGCAATGGCGCTTAGTTTTTTTATCATCAGATATTGCGACCGCAACGTTGCGGGTAGCATCAAGGTACGAATAGGACGTAAAATATGATCATCCATCTGAACGAAATGGTTTTCTATGGTTTTCACGGCGTGCACGATGAAGAACGCCGTCTCGGACAGCGCTTTATCGTTACGGCACATCTGTTTACGGACGATGCCGGCGATCGCGATATCCTCCATTTGAAAGACACCGTGGACTATACAAAGGTCTTTGAGGACATCAAAGAGATCATGGAGTCTCATCAATTTCACATTCTGGAGACCTGCGCAAACACTGTGGCGGACAAACTTTTGGCGGATTATCCTCTCCTGACCAAGGTCAGGATCTGCATCCAAAAACCCTCGGTGGCGATCCAAGGCTCGCTCAAATCCGTCGAAGTGGAGATGACGCGGGAGCGCTGAATGATCGCCTATTTATGTCTCGGCTCCAATCTTGCCGATCCCTCCAAACAGATACAAATAGCTGTTGAGCAGATCGAAGCTGTGCAGGATATTTTTATCCTCAGAAAATCTGGACTAATCGAGACAGAGCCATACGGTATCACAGATCAACCGATGTTTTTCAATCAGATATTGGAGATCAAGACCAGCCTGGCACCCGATGCTTTGCTCAATCGCTTGCTTGATATCGAAAGCCAAATGGGCAGAATTCGCGATAACCGCTGGGGGGCGCGCATCATAGATATAGACATCCTGCTCTATGATGATCTTGTCATAAATAGCGAGACACTCACGCTTCCGCATCCGGACTTTCACTATCGCACCTTCGCCCTGAAATTATTATGCAAATTGATCCCCGATAAAATACATCCGATTTTGAAGAAAAGCTATGCCGAGATGCTTGGCATGCTTGAAGATAAGGAGAACTGATGAAAGCCCTTGCAGCGATCATACTTGCCGCCGGAAAGGGAACCAGAATGAAATCCGACCGCGCCAAAGTGACCTTCCCCATTGCCGGAAAACCAATGATTCAAAGAGTTGTGGACAGCGCCCTCAAGCTGGATTGCCAAAGCGTCTGCGTGGTCGTCGGCTATCAAATGGACAGCGTCGTTGCCTGCCTTGAAGACGACGACCGTATCGATTTTGTCGAACAAAGCGAACAGCTCGGCACCGGACATGCCGTTCTGATGGCGGAGCAGATTCTGAAAGACTTTGAAGGCGATGTGTTGATCCTCTGCGGAGACGTTCCGCTGCTCAGCTATGAAACTCTGCAACAGCTTCATGCCGAACACGTTGCGACAGCGGCTTCATGCACTGTCTTGACCGCTTTTTTGGATGATCCGGGGAAATATGGCAGAATCCTGCGCGATCCAGATGGCAAGATCAGCGGCATCGTGGAATTCAAAGACGCCACCGCTGCGCAAAGAGCGATCCAAGAATGGAACACCGGCATCTATTGCTACGATGCCAAAGAGCTGTTTTCCGCCCTGAAACTGACCTCAAATCAGAATCAGCAGGGAGAATACTACCTCACGGACACCTTGCACATCCTGCATGGACAGTGTAAAAAGGTCGTTTCCGTCGTGCTCAAAGACCTCACCGAGGTTTCCGGCGTCAATTCACAACAGCAATTAGCGGAACTTGAAGACGCCTTCATCGCCAAGGTTCGCGAGCATTGGCTAAATAACGGGGTCGTCATGCATAACCCCGCCACGATCTATATCGACGACACCGTCGTCCTCCAGCCGGACGTCGAGATCGGGCAAAACACCATCATCAAAGGAGGCAGCATGGTCGATAGAGGTGCTTTCATCGGTTCGAACTGCTATATCGACCACAGCAAGATCAGCTCCGAGAGCATCCTCGAGGGCTATAACATCCTCGTCTATGCCCATATTCCCGAACATCACATCGTCGAACTCGGCGAGACCTACATCGAAGAAGAAATCTTTGAAGGATAAATACCTCTATTCTCCTTGGCGGTTGGATTACATTCTCGGCGAAAAACCTGAGGACTGCATCCTCTGCCGTTATCAGAATCTCGGGGAGGATTGCGAAAACCTCATCGTCTGGCGCGGAAAGCATTGCTATATAATGCTTAACCGCTACCCCTATAACAACGGACACATCATGATCGTCCCCTACCGCCATGCGGACAGCCTTGGCAAGCTCGACCATCTCGCGCTCAATTCGCTTTTTAGGCTTTTGCAGGCGGGTGAATCCGCTTTGACTGAAGTTTACAAATGCGAAGGGATCAATATCGGCTTGAATCTCGGTCTCGCAGCGGGCGCCGGAATCCGTGATCACCTACAT
Coding sequences within it:
- the rfaE1 gene encoding D-glycero-beta-D-manno-heptose-7-phosphate kinase, encoding MKVIVLGDIMLDHYVRGRVERISPEAPVPVIEVQNVEYRLGGAANVALNLHSLGAGVQLIGICGNDSAGIELLKQMADRNMDSAGIITLEKRPTTLKTRITAANQQIVRIDYEDKTEIPEELQDQILQILEVMLDQADALIIEDYNKGLLTGRVIKSAISLCRERGIPVAVDPKQKHFFDYLNVDIFKPNYSEMQTNLGTSFDTEEEFLAAAKHLRERIDAKYLIVTRGAKGMSIFGESIEAVHLPTCAREVFDVSGAGDTVISVLAIAYAVLRDILTAAETANHAAGVVCGKQGTAAVSPQEILESYHDRG
- the rfaE2 gene encoding D-glycero-beta-D-manno-heptose 1-phosphate adenylyltransferase, with product MIAGKIKTWNQIQSLVAKLRAEKKSIVFSNGCFDLIHAGHVLYLQQAHTLGDVLIIGLNSDAGVRRLKGDSRPIVEQVNRAIVLAALQSVDYVVIFEEDTPYELIKLIQPDVLVKGGDWKTDQIVGADIVISRGGRVESIAFNEGLSSSNIIARIKGL
- a CDS encoding SoxR reducing system RseC family protein, which gives rise to MEEHHIEDSGTVVSVHGTHVRVEVVRGAGCKSCSMRGFCFRKNVPAVFDLETELDLKAGDRVELEISPGARVLSALLIFGVPLFFLFGGFLISAHWLIELPSIGIAFLAMALSFFIIRYCDRNVAGSIKVRIGRKI
- the folB gene encoding dihydroneopterin aldolase; translated protein: MIIHLNEMVFYGFHGVHDEERRLGQRFIVTAHLFTDDAGDRDILHLKDTVDYTKVFEDIKEIMESHQFHILETCANTVADKLLADYPLLTKVRICIQKPSVAIQGSLKSVEVEMTRER
- the folK gene encoding 2-amino-4-hydroxy-6-hydroxymethyldihydropteridine diphosphokinase, translated to MIAYLCLGSNLADPSKQIQIAVEQIEAVQDIFILRKSGLIETEPYGITDQPMFFNQILEIKTSLAPDALLNRLLDIESQMGRIRDNRWGARIIDIDILLYDDLVINSETLTLPHPDFHYRTFALKLLCKLIPDKIHPILKKSYAEMLGMLEDKEN
- a CDS encoding sugar phosphate nucleotidyltransferase, translating into MKALAAIILAAGKGTRMKSDRAKVTFPIAGKPMIQRVVDSALKLDCQSVCVVVGYQMDSVVACLEDDDRIDFVEQSEQLGTGHAVLMAEQILKDFEGDVLILCGDVPLLSYETLQQLHAEHVATAASCTVLTAFLDDPGKYGRILRDPDGKISGIVEFKDATAAQRAIQEWNTGIYCYDAKELFSALKLTSNQNQQGEYYLTDTLHILHGQCKKVVSVVLKDLTEVSGVNSQQQLAELEDAFIAKVREHWLNNGVVMHNPATIYIDDTVVLQPDVEIGQNTIIKGGSMVDRGAFIGSNCYIDHSKISSESILEGYNILVYAHIPEHHIVELGETYIEEEIFEG
- a CDS encoding HIT domain-containing protein; protein product: MKDKYLYSPWRLDYILGEKPEDCILCRYQNLGEDCENLIVWRGKHCYIMLNRYPYNNGHIMIVPYRHADSLGKLDHLALNSLFRLLQAGESALTEVYKCEGINIGLNLGLAAGAGIRDHLHFHMVPRWQGDSNFMSVISGERVIPEAFELSWQKLRDQFAILLTPTELY